The following proteins are encoded in a genomic region of Xanthomonas cassavae CFBP 4642:
- a CDS encoding alpha/beta fold hydrolase: protein MAKPTLFFLHALGGSRHEWSSVIAQLGDQFDCAALDIPGFGDAAALEHVDTHALVDWFSAAIIERQPACWFAVGHSMGGKIATLTAARARDGVAGLAGLAGVVLVAASPPAPEPMEESRRRTMLGWFESGQPTHAEAAQFVDANCASTLPDQLRDAAINDVLRTAPSAWSAWLTRASREDCTAQAACIGVPAMIVAGGQDGDLGEAAQRRLNAPHYAQAQLAIVADAAHLIPYEQPQQLARLIAAHVEHCRPHCLPEDFIALLNSGRVMPRMRKTLLARHAGPPATADGVLNLRQLEVLAAVVARVLDGEGDPRQIARRIDVQLAAGAGDGWRHADLPADRLAVPLGLDVLDGLAGGFAGQSAAAQERWLQEIAHAAIGDTSAHGLDAAQLAHWFEDVRAETVRIWTSLPATMAALGYDGFAVGHVGTGGVGYEETAADRHEPWQLHASGADR, encoded by the coding sequence ATGGCCAAGCCAACTCTGTTCTTCCTGCATGCCCTCGGGGGCAGCCGGCATGAGTGGAGCAGTGTCATCGCGCAGCTTGGTGACCAGTTCGACTGTGCTGCCCTGGACATCCCCGGCTTCGGCGATGCGGCGGCGTTGGAGCATGTCGATACGCACGCGTTGGTCGACTGGTTCAGCGCTGCAATCATCGAGCGGCAACCGGCATGCTGGTTCGCGGTCGGGCACAGCATGGGCGGAAAGATCGCCACGTTGACAGCGGCGCGCGCGCGCGATGGCGTGGCAGGCCTGGCCGGGTTGGCGGGCGTGGTGCTCGTTGCCGCATCGCCACCGGCGCCGGAACCCATGGAGGAATCGCGCCGCCGTACCATGCTGGGCTGGTTCGAATCGGGACAGCCCACGCATGCAGAGGCAGCACAGTTCGTGGATGCCAATTGCGCCTCGACGCTGCCGGATCAGCTTAGGGATGCCGCGATCAACGACGTTCTGCGTACCGCGCCCAGTGCGTGGAGTGCATGGCTCACACGCGCCAGTCGCGAAGACTGCACGGCGCAAGCCGCGTGCATCGGCGTACCGGCAATGATCGTGGCCGGTGGGCAGGATGGCGATCTGGGCGAGGCCGCGCAGCGGCGCTTGAATGCGCCGCACTATGCGCAGGCGCAGCTTGCCATTGTAGCCGATGCCGCGCACCTGATCCCGTACGAGCAGCCACAGCAGCTGGCACGGTTGATCGCGGCACATGTGGAGCACTGCAGGCCGCACTGCCTGCCCGAGGACTTCATCGCTTTGCTGAACTCCGGGCGCGTCATGCCGCGCATGCGCAAGACACTGCTCGCGCGGCACGCGGGCCCGCCTGCCACGGCCGACGGCGTGTTGAACCTGCGCCAGCTGGAGGTGCTGGCAGCAGTGGTCGCGCGCGTGCTGGATGGCGAAGGCGACCCGCGGCAGATTGCGCGGCGCATCGATGTGCAGCTGGCAGCCGGCGCAGGCGATGGCTGGCGGCATGCGGATCTGCCGGCCGATCGCCTGGCAGTACCGCTGGGATTGGATGTGCTCGATGGGCTGGCCGGCGGCTTTGCCGGACAGTCCGCCGCTGCCCAGGAGCGCTGGCTGCAGGAGATTGCGCACGCGGCGATAGGCGACACCTCGGCGCATGGGCTGGATGCCGCCCAGCTGGCGCACTGGTTCGAGGACGTGCGTGCCGAGACGGTCCGCATCTGGACCAGTCTTCCCGCCACGATGGCTGCGCTGGGCTACGACGGGTTTGCTGTTGGACATGTGGGAACCGGGGGCGTGGGCTACGAAGAAACCGCCGCGGATCGGCATGAACCCTGGCAACTCCACGCCTCCGGAGCCGACCGATGA
- a CDS encoding PIG-L deacetylase family protein, whose product MAAVRGEHIEGQGVPETRWQASRQLIELPTTSIGQLLGDTSRVVVVSPHPDDEVLGCGGLLAMAVASGRQVLIVSVTDGEAAYPQEDAWPPARLAAARRDELRDALACLGIDPCHLVRLDAGDGQVRAGVSALGAQLSELLQPSDAVLVTYARDGHPDHEACADAAINAASRCEARLIQFPVWAWHWDNPDHSQMLASATRLALPSAAHAAKMQAMAAFRTQTGHVTPALRNPILPDWALARFRRDFEVYLP is encoded by the coding sequence ATGGCTGCTGTGAGAGGCGAGCATATCGAAGGGCAGGGCGTCCCCGAGACGCGCTGGCAGGCATCGCGCCAACTGATTGAACTGCCCACCACCAGCATCGGGCAATTGCTTGGCGACACCAGCCGTGTGGTAGTGGTCTCTCCACATCCTGACGACGAAGTGCTGGGCTGTGGCGGGCTGCTTGCCATGGCGGTCGCATCGGGACGGCAGGTGCTGATCGTCTCCGTCACCGACGGCGAAGCGGCCTATCCGCAGGAAGACGCGTGGCCGCCGGCCCGTCTGGCCGCTGCGCGTCGCGACGAATTGCGCGATGCGCTGGCATGCCTGGGGATCGATCCCTGCCACCTGGTCAGGCTGGACGCGGGAGACGGCCAGGTCCGCGCAGGCGTGAGCGCACTGGGTGCGCAGCTTTCCGAACTGCTGCAACCAAGCGACGCAGTACTGGTGACGTATGCACGCGATGGCCATCCCGACCATGAAGCATGCGCCGATGCCGCGATCAACGCCGCTTCCCGTTGCGAGGCGCGGTTGATCCAGTTTCCGGTATGGGCATGGCATTGGGACAACCCGGACCACAGCCAGATGCTGGCATCGGCTACGCGGCTTGCGCTTCCGTCCGCTGCTCACGCTGCAAAGATGCAGGCGATGGCAGCGTTCAGGACGCAGACCGGTCACGTCACGCCCGCGCTGCGCAACCCCATCCTTCCCGACTGGGCGCTGGCACGGTTCCGGCGCGACTTCGAGGTCTATCTCCCATGA
- a CDS encoding acyl-CoA dehydrogenase family protein yields MAGVATGSGHFTHAPAALLGEPAFYLQRPGFWHGGAGIAACWYGAAMAIAEQVRRSPRVANNPFSAAHLGAIDEQLTAARLMLQDLADAIDTAPTESHQFAVVRLRSLMDRICRDVIERAALALGPASLCCDAEHAQRCADLAAFIRQSHGEKDEQWLGEQLHAREGNPWLL; encoded by the coding sequence ATGGCCGGCGTTGCGACCGGTAGCGGCCATTTCACGCATGCCCCTGCCGCCCTGTTGGGGGAACCGGCGTTCTATCTGCAGCGGCCGGGGTTCTGGCATGGCGGGGCAGGCATCGCCGCGTGCTGGTATGGCGCCGCCATGGCCATCGCCGAGCAGGTGCGTCGTTCGCCACGGGTGGCGAACAACCCGTTTTCTGCAGCGCACCTTGGTGCGATCGACGAACAGCTGACAGCGGCGCGGTTGATGCTGCAGGACCTGGCAGATGCGATCGATACCGCGCCCACCGAGAGCCATCAGTTTGCGGTCGTGCGGCTACGCAGCCTGATGGACCGCATCTGCCGGGACGTGATCGAACGTGCCGCACTGGCACTAGGGCCTGCTTCGCTGTGCTGCGACGCCGAACATGCGCAACGATGCGCGGACCTGGCTGCCTTCATCCGCCAATCCCACGGCGAGAAGGACGAGCAATGGCTGGGTGAACAGCTGCATGCACGCGAGGGCAACCCATGGCTGCTGTGA
- a CDS encoding class I SAM-dependent DNA methyltransferase, whose product MTAQANAAYFDSIYQQQDPFGYGTRWYETRKRDILLATLPRIGFARGWELGCSNGEATRGLAARCERLLATDMSAAAVEQAKQRVGQRSNVEIVQACHPQQWPVGNFDLIVLSEIGYYLVAVELDDLIVRLQEALTPDGLLVACHWKHPFEQAQQDGFAVHACIARLLTLPLNYRYEDSDFLLEAWTAQPLSVAQQEGLR is encoded by the coding sequence ATGACTGCCCAGGCCAATGCCGCGTATTTCGACAGTATCTACCAGCAGCAGGATCCCTTTGGCTATGGGACGCGTTGGTACGAGACGCGCAAACGCGACATCCTGTTGGCCACCTTGCCTCGCATCGGATTCGCCCGCGGCTGGGAACTGGGATGTTCCAACGGAGAAGCGACGCGCGGGCTGGCAGCCCGCTGTGAACGCTTGCTGGCAACCGACATGTCTGCGGCTGCCGTGGAACAAGCCAAACAGCGCGTAGGCCAGCGCAGCAATGTCGAGATCGTGCAGGCCTGCCATCCGCAGCAATGGCCGGTTGGCAATTTCGATCTGATCGTACTGAGCGAGATCGGCTACTACCTTGTGGCCGTCGAACTTGATGACCTGATCGTGCGTCTGCAGGAGGCGCTCACGCCAGACGGACTACTGGTGGCCTGCCACTGGAAGCATCCGTTCGAGCAGGCGCAGCAGGATGGCTTCGCCGTGCATGCCTGCATCGCCCGGTTGCTCACCTTGCCCTTGAATTACCGCTACGAAGACAGTGATTTCCTGTTGGAGGCGTGGACGGCCCAGCCGCTGTCGGTGGCGCAACAGGAAGGTTTGCGGTGA
- the feaR gene encoding transcriptional regulator FeaR yields MAKGVPSIRRRCLAPSISERVIDRHRLSNEPQARGGGLDAARHHDLAWCLRYKNRSIITFQCEMRAPVRICNDVEAWNHALDAACGGFRASVDTQRAGFVGELDHDDDGELKTSLIRTNVAHIMHRRTSTDRLDDRSCFLVLQCSGSSRMLHQGEHTLQLQPGEMMLMDSAKPYDIVGCGLIDHLSIHLDRRDLQRRLPPGQALFGKLSTHAVSGQMLRVMVEQVWKAGEALTRAERCAVREAILALVPSALGTGPHGADGQRLLDAASTQLRRHAEQLIEHQLDNPLLAPAALAHQLGVSLRQLYRLFDDGDTVCRYILRRRLVRSADDLRSPQLRHASITQIAGRWGFTDSAHFSRTFKKQFSCTPRDYRADVQCAVFAHDA; encoded by the coding sequence GTGGCAAAGGGCGTGCCATCGATTCGACGACGGTGCTTGGCTCCATCGATATCGGAGCGCGTCATCGATCGGCATCGTCTATCGAACGAGCCTCAGGCTCGCGGCGGAGGCCTGGATGCTGCACGCCACCATGACTTGGCATGGTGTTTGCGTTACAAAAACAGGTCAATCATCACATTCCAGTGTGAAATGCGCGCACCTGTCCGGATCTGCAACGATGTCGAAGCCTGGAACCATGCGCTGGATGCAGCTTGCGGCGGGTTCCGCGCCAGCGTGGATACACAACGCGCCGGGTTCGTGGGTGAACTGGATCATGACGACGACGGCGAGCTCAAGACCTCGCTGATTCGCACCAATGTGGCGCATATCATGCACCGACGCACCAGCACAGACCGGCTGGATGACCGCAGTTGCTTCCTGGTCCTGCAATGCAGCGGGAGCAGCCGCATGCTGCACCAGGGCGAGCACACGTTGCAGTTGCAGCCCGGAGAGATGATGCTGATGGATTCGGCAAAGCCCTACGATATCGTTGGCTGCGGATTGATAGACCACCTTTCCATTCACCTGGATCGCCGCGACCTGCAACGGCGGCTGCCGCCGGGCCAGGCACTGTTCGGCAAGCTCTCCACGCATGCGGTCAGCGGCCAGATGTTACGCGTCATGGTTGAGCAGGTGTGGAAGGCGGGCGAGGCATTGACCCGGGCCGAGCGCTGCGCGGTGCGCGAGGCCATCCTGGCCCTGGTGCCTTCGGCCCTGGGGACTGGTCCCCACGGTGCGGACGGGCAGCGATTGCTGGATGCGGCGTCCACGCAACTGCGGCGCCATGCCGAGCAGTTGATCGAACACCAGCTCGACAACCCCTTGCTGGCGCCGGCGGCCCTGGCGCACCAGCTTGGCGTATCGCTGCGCCAGTTGTATCGCCTGTTCGACGATGGCGACACCGTGTGCCGCTACATCCTGCGCCGCCGGCTGGTGCGCAGCGCCGACGATTTGCGCAGCCCGCAGCTGCGACATGCGTCGATCACCCAGATCGCGGGGCGATGGGGTTTCACCGATTCGGCGCACTTTAGTCGCACGTTCAAGAAGCAATTTTCCTGCACGCCACGCGACTATCGCGCCGACGTCCAGTGCGCTGTGTTTGCCCACGATGCGTGA